Proteins encoded in a region of the Bubalus bubalis isolate 160015118507 breed Murrah chromosome 9, NDDB_SH_1, whole genome shotgun sequence genome:
- the DELE1 gene encoding death ligand signal enhancer isoform X1, which produces MWRLPGLLGRALPRLLGPGLRGVTPKSSSPDGPQATSSNLLVPVPSFDRSSHHCPGPGTSRGPKSHGWKDAFQWISARGSRNTLWDAISWGTLAVLALQLARQIHFQTSLPAGPWRVERCSWCSPLDRFLSSPLRHPCSSLRRHILPSPDSPTPRHTGLGECRLGQDEPSTQPKSVSSPSSLRAARHQDPSEEDPSDISCLHASSSFKSKAKPAQPQPTDEKQEQEKSKSLSLEEAVTSIQQLFQLSVSIAFNFLGTENMKNGDYMAAFSYFQKAADRGYSKAQYNVGLCHEHGRGTPRDPSKAAFYYQLAASQGHNLAQYRYARCLLQDPGSSWDPERQRAVSMLKRAADSGLREAQAFLGVLFTKEPYVDERRAVKYLWLAANNGDSQSRYHLGICYEKGLGVQKSLGEAMRCYQQSAALGNTAAQERLRALFSMEAAGLHTSLSPKDGAFEFSERYHNLNPKEEASYPPASPKNLKYLTSTVKKREVYKDPGSGHIPSKQWPDSLCCFLNCRPRAAVSALLPARAEVGHFTAKGPWCALRPQEAE; this is translated from the exons ATGTGGCGGCTGCCGGGACTCCTGGGCCGAG CTCTTCCTCGTCTGCTGGGACCTGGCCTTCGTGGGGTGACCCCCAAGTCCTCGAGCCCAGATGGGCCCCAGGCTACCTCTTCCAACCTGCTGGTTCCTGTGCCCAGTTTTGACAG GTCCAGCCACCACTGCCCTGGCCCAGGCACAAGCAGGGGCccaaagtcccatggatggaaggatgCCTTCCAGTGGATATCTGCTCGTGGCTCCCGGAACACATTGTGGGATGCCATATCATGG GGCACTCTGGCCGTGTTGGCCCTGCAGCTGGCGAGGCAGATCCACTTCCAGACATCCCTGCCAGCAGGACCTTGGCGAGTGGAGCGCTGCTCTTGGTGCAGTCCGTTGGACCGCTTCCTCTCATCTCCCTTGAGGCACCCTTGTTCCT CACTACGGAGGCACATTCTGCCCAGCCCTGATAGCCCAACTCCCAGGCACACTGGTCTCGGGGAATGCAGGCTGGGCCAGGATGAACCCTCCACTCAGCCTAAAAGCGTCTCTTCACCCAGCTCCTTGAGAGCAGCCAGGCATCAGGATCCCTCTGAGGAAG ATCCCAGTGACATCAGCTGCCTGCATGCCAGCAGTAGCTTCAAGTCCAAGGCAAAGCCGGCCCAACCTCAGCCCACTGACGAAAAGCAG GAACAAGAGAAATCAAAGAGTCTTTCCCTCGAGGAGGCCGTGACTTCCATTCAGCAGctcttccagctcagtgtttccaTCGCTTTCAACTTCCTAG GGACAGAGAACATGAAGAATGGGGACTACATGGCAGCCTTTTCTTACTTCCAGAAAGCAGCAGACCGTGGCTACAGCAAAGCACAGTACAATGTGGGCTTGTGTCACGAGCATGGCAGGGGCACCCCCAGGGACCCCAGCAAG GCAGCCTTTTATTACCAGTTGGCTGCCAGCCAGGGCCACAACCTGGCTCAGTACCGCTATGCAAGGTGCCTGCTACAAGACCCAGGCTCCTCGTGGGACCCTGAGCGGCAGAGGGCAGTGTCCATGCTGAAGCGGGCTGCAGACTCAGGCTTACGAGAG GCCCAAGCTTTCCTCGGGGTGCTTTTCACCAAGGAGCCCTACGTGGACGAGCGGAGAGCTGTGAAATATCTTTGGCTTGCAGCCAACAATGGG gACTCACAGAGCAGATACCACTTGGGAATTTGCTATGAGAAGGGCCTTGGGGTACAGAAGAGTCTGGGAGAGGCCATGAGATGCTACCAGCAGTCAGCAGCTCTGGGGAACACGGCTGCCCAGGAGAGGCTGCGGGCCCTCTTCTCCATGGAGGCAGCAG GCCTTCACACTTCACTCAGCCCTAAAGATGGAGCCTTCGAGTTCTCAGAGAGATACCACAACTTGAATCCCAAAGAAGAGGCCAGTTATCCACCTGCCTCCCCAAAGAACCTTAAGTACCTGACCAGCACAGTCAAGAAGAGGGAAGTGTATAAAGACCCAGGTTCTGGCCACATCCCCTCGAAGCAGTGGCCTGACTCGCTGTGTTGTTTCCTCAACTGTAGACCAAGGGCAGCGGTGTCTGCCCTCCTACCCGCCAGGGCTGAGGTGGGACATTTCACTGCGAAAGGACCTTGGTGCGCACTCAGGCCCCAGGAGGCAGAGTGA
- the DELE1 gene encoding death ligand signal enhancer isoform X2, giving the protein MWRLPGLLGRALPRLLGPGLRGVTPKSSSPDGPQATSSNLLVPVPSFDRSSHHCPGPGTSRGPKSHGWKDAFQWISARGSRNTLWDAISWGTLAVLALQLARQIHFQTSLPAGPWRVERCSWCSPLDRFLSSPLRHPCSSLRRHILPSPDSPTPRHTGLGECRLGQDEPSTQPKSVSSPSSLRAARHQDPSEEDPSDISCLHASSSFKSKAKPAQPQPTDEKQEQEKSKSLSLEEAVTSIQQLFQLSVSIAFNFLGTENMKNGDYMAAFSYFQKAADRGYSKAQYNVGLCHEHGRGTPRDPSKAAFYYQLAASQGHNLAQYRYARCLLQDPGSSWDPERQRAVSMLKRAADSGLREAQAFLGVLFTKEPYVDERRAVKYLWLAANNGDSQSRYHLGICYEKGLGVQKSLGEAMRCYQQSAALGNTAAQERLRALFSMEAAAPGPSDLAVRGLKSFSSPSLCSLNRSLLAGASCLPHASSTGNLGLLCRSGHLRTSPGAPSRAIPQHPYPLERSLVRLGFG; this is encoded by the exons ATGTGGCGGCTGCCGGGACTCCTGGGCCGAG CTCTTCCTCGTCTGCTGGGACCTGGCCTTCGTGGGGTGACCCCCAAGTCCTCGAGCCCAGATGGGCCCCAGGCTACCTCTTCCAACCTGCTGGTTCCTGTGCCCAGTTTTGACAG GTCCAGCCACCACTGCCCTGGCCCAGGCACAAGCAGGGGCccaaagtcccatggatggaaggatgCCTTCCAGTGGATATCTGCTCGTGGCTCCCGGAACACATTGTGGGATGCCATATCATGG GGCACTCTGGCCGTGTTGGCCCTGCAGCTGGCGAGGCAGATCCACTTCCAGACATCCCTGCCAGCAGGACCTTGGCGAGTGGAGCGCTGCTCTTGGTGCAGTCCGTTGGACCGCTTCCTCTCATCTCCCTTGAGGCACCCTTGTTCCT CACTACGGAGGCACATTCTGCCCAGCCCTGATAGCCCAACTCCCAGGCACACTGGTCTCGGGGAATGCAGGCTGGGCCAGGATGAACCCTCCACTCAGCCTAAAAGCGTCTCTTCACCCAGCTCCTTGAGAGCAGCCAGGCATCAGGATCCCTCTGAGGAAG ATCCCAGTGACATCAGCTGCCTGCATGCCAGCAGTAGCTTCAAGTCCAAGGCAAAGCCGGCCCAACCTCAGCCCACTGACGAAAAGCAG GAACAAGAGAAATCAAAGAGTCTTTCCCTCGAGGAGGCCGTGACTTCCATTCAGCAGctcttccagctcagtgtttccaTCGCTTTCAACTTCCTAG GGACAGAGAACATGAAGAATGGGGACTACATGGCAGCCTTTTCTTACTTCCAGAAAGCAGCAGACCGTGGCTACAGCAAAGCACAGTACAATGTGGGCTTGTGTCACGAGCATGGCAGGGGCACCCCCAGGGACCCCAGCAAG GCAGCCTTTTATTACCAGTTGGCTGCCAGCCAGGGCCACAACCTGGCTCAGTACCGCTATGCAAGGTGCCTGCTACAAGACCCAGGCTCCTCGTGGGACCCTGAGCGGCAGAGGGCAGTGTCCATGCTGAAGCGGGCTGCAGACTCAGGCTTACGAGAG GCCCAAGCTTTCCTCGGGGTGCTTTTCACCAAGGAGCCCTACGTGGACGAGCGGAGAGCTGTGAAATATCTTTGGCTTGCAGCCAACAATGGG gACTCACAGAGCAGATACCACTTGGGAATTTGCTATGAGAAGGGCCTTGGGGTACAGAAGAGTCTGGGAGAGGCCATGAGATGCTACCAGCAGTCAGCAGCTCTGGGGAACACGGCTGCCCAGGAGAGGCTGCGGGCCCTCTTCTCCATGGAGGCAGCAG CCCCAGGGCCCAGCGACCTAGCAGTGAGAGGACTGAAGTCGTTTTCCAGCCCCTCTCTCTGCAGCCTGAACAGGAGCCTGCTGGCAGGAGCCTCTTGCCTGCCACATGCCTCAAGCACAGGGAACCTTGGCCTCCTCTGTAGAAGCGGGCATCTTCGAACCAGCCCTGGAGCCCCCAGCAGGGCCATCCCCCAACACCCCTACCCCTTGGAAAGGAGTCTCGTCAGACTGGGTTTTGGCTAA